The Kozakia baliensis genome includes a region encoding these proteins:
- a CDS encoding NIPSNAP family protein yields the protein MSFVETLTLQCRAGTLPSILSQLEASTKGISGLGCWTTEFGTLNQITFLRSSADLSALLDAPLTNLPDSAVGVQQIDTTQWKLHGAELPAPGEHGGCYEWRCYDIVPDHRRELLTQFGDAVPARLEMSSLFALMTSLNGASRICHIWPYADLAERARLRKEATAAGVWPPKGIAPYLGAMQSSVLVPTSFSAYR from the coding sequence ATGTCTTTTGTCGAAACGCTGACATTGCAATGTCGTGCTGGAACGCTCCCAAGCATTCTGTCGCAACTGGAAGCTTCGACGAAAGGCATCTCCGGGTTGGGATGCTGGACCACTGAATTCGGAACCTTGAACCAGATTACGTTCCTGCGTTCTTCCGCCGATCTTTCGGCCCTGCTTGATGCGCCTCTCACCAATTTGCCCGATTCGGCAGTAGGCGTGCAGCAGATCGACACCACGCAATGGAAGTTGCACGGGGCGGAACTTCCCGCGCCGGGTGAGCATGGCGGCTGCTACGAATGGCGTTGCTATGACATCGTGCCTGACCATCGGCGTGAACTCCTCACGCAATTTGGAGATGCGGTCCCCGCGCGTCTCGAGATGTCTTCTCTTTTTGCTTTGATGACATCCCTGAATGGCGCATCGCGCATCTGCCATATCTGGCCTTATGCCGATCTGGCCGAACGCGCCCGTTTGCGCAAGGAAGCAACGGCGGCCGGGGTATGGCCGCCCAAAGGCATCGCGCCTTACCTGGGCGCGATGCAAAGCTCGGTCCTGGTTCCTACGAGCTTTTCCGCTTATCGCTAA
- a CDS encoding septal ring lytic transglycosylase RlpA family protein: MTQNAYALPLKVATTTRKKRLRTWVSSFVLLAATTVSTKHAAHAQTLEQNTALTSDTVHTPWASSVRAALAKRMHRMAHALDWSQAGVASWYGRSLIGHRTSTGARLDNEHLTAAHPTLPFGSKVLVTSEDTGRSVVVTVNDRGPYNSRIIDLSHAAAAKLGMLHAGTAHVTLARLPADTPVDDTQPVEVAEAEASDTSEQAIQAADSRTAPVRHAAHFQQSAKTHRHIRS, encoded by the coding sequence GTGACTCAGAACGCTTACGCCTTACCTTTGAAAGTCGCCACGACCACGCGCAAAAAGCGCCTCCGCACCTGGGTAAGCAGTTTCGTTCTTCTTGCCGCGACGACGGTTTCCACCAAACATGCCGCTCATGCTCAAACGCTTGAGCAAAATACGGCCCTGACGTCTGATACAGTCCATACGCCCTGGGCGTCTTCCGTGCGCGCTGCTTTAGCCAAACGGATGCATCGTATGGCCCACGCGCTCGATTGGTCGCAGGCCGGGGTGGCGAGTTGGTATGGGCGCAGCCTGATCGGGCACCGTACGAGCACGGGTGCGCGCCTGGACAACGAGCATCTCACCGCAGCGCACCCGACTCTGCCTTTCGGTTCGAAAGTGCTGGTGACGTCGGAAGATACCGGGCGCTCGGTGGTGGTGACGGTCAATGACCGCGGACCCTATAATAGCCGGATTATCGACCTCTCCCATGCCGCAGCGGCAAAGCTCGGCATGCTGCACGCGGGAACAGCCCACGTTACGTTAGCGCGCCTCCCCGCCGATACGCCCGTTGACGATACGCAGCCCGTCGAGGTTGCGGAAGCGGAAGCTTCCGATACGAGTGAGCAGGCCATACAGGCCGCAGATTCCCGGACCGCGCCAGTGCGCCACGCCGCTCATTTCCAGCAGAGCGCCAAAACACACCGGCATATCCGCAGCTAG
- a CDS encoding YihY/virulence factor BrkB family protein encodes MPPAGWKLVFRQTINEAGSSQTSLAAAGCAFYATLSLFPAISALISVYGLAFDLQTVEPQLNVLRNLLPPAAFSLIADQIHSLISQPHSSLTIGLIFSFTIALWSASASTKSVLSALNLAYDVQETRGFFSFQLIALGVTLGAVLGACLTLALMVALPALVDYLPHLASQFGLRNLPPIMNVFMSYSAPYVVHFGAPALMLFFIFAAVTLLFRYGPCRTTPSWRWIFPGSLVATVLWVLTSIGFSYYVSRFASYGSTYGPLGAVAAIMMWFFVSTYVVLFGAELNAGLEDRMNGLAPRNSTNSQKIPDKDATNNIQENSAPQRV; translated from the coding sequence ATGCCTCCCGCCGGATGGAAACTTGTTTTCCGTCAGACGATCAACGAGGCGGGTTCGAGCCAAACTTCTCTCGCCGCCGCCGGGTGCGCCTTCTACGCCACGCTTTCTCTTTTCCCCGCCATTAGCGCGCTGATCTCGGTCTATGGCTTGGCGTTCGATCTGCAAACGGTTGAGCCGCAACTGAACGTGTTGCGCAATTTGCTCCCCCCGGCGGCCTTTTCTCTTATTGCCGATCAGATTCATTCATTGATCTCTCAGCCTCATTCTTCTTTGACCATCGGGCTGATTTTTTCCTTTACGATTGCGCTGTGGTCGGCCTCCGCCAGTACCAAATCCGTGCTTTCGGCATTGAATTTGGCTTATGACGTGCAGGAGACCCGAGGCTTTTTCTCTTTTCAGCTCATAGCGTTGGGCGTGACACTCGGTGCGGTACTTGGCGCGTGTCTCACCTTGGCGTTGATGGTGGCGCTACCAGCTCTGGTCGATTATTTGCCTCATTTGGCGTCCCAATTCGGATTGCGCAATCTTCCGCCGATCATGAACGTGTTTATGAGTTATAGCGCGCCCTATGTCGTGCATTTCGGCGCGCCTGCGCTCATGCTTTTCTTTATATTCGCGGCCGTCACGCTTCTGTTTCGCTACGGGCCGTGCCGAACGACGCCTTCCTGGCGCTGGATTTTCCCCGGCTCCCTGGTCGCTACCGTTCTATGGGTGCTGACGTCGATCGGATTCTCTTATTACGTTAGCCGTTTTGCCAGTTATGGCTCGACCTATGGGCCGCTCGGCGCTGTCGCCGCTATTATGATGTGGTTCTTCGTCAGCACCTATGTCGTGCTTTTCGGTGCGGAGCTGAATGCGGGGCTTGAGGACCGTATGAATGGGCTAGCGCCGCGCAATTCCACGAATTCTCAAAAGATCCCCGATAAGGACGCAACCAACAATATACAGGAAAACAGTGCGCCCCAGCGGGTATAG
- a CDS encoding acetyl-CoA carboxylase biotin carboxyl carrier protein: MSRMLVDADAIRALADILTETGLTEIEIAEKDNRIRVARGASGPVVHAPAPVAAAAPATSAPVAAPVDPANHPGAVNSPMVGIAYLTPDPSSPPFANEGQNVVAGQTLMLIEAMKTFNQIKAPRSGKLTRFLVSSGDPVEFGEPLAIIE; the protein is encoded by the coding sequence ATGAGCCGTATGCTCGTGGACGCGGATGCCATCCGGGCATTGGCCGATATTCTGACCGAAACCGGCCTGACGGAAATCGAAATCGCGGAAAAAGACAATCGTATCCGTGTCGCGCGTGGCGCGAGCGGCCCTGTCGTGCATGCGCCCGCACCAGTGGCGGCTGCCGCGCCTGCGACTTCAGCACCCGTCGCCGCACCAGTCGATCCCGCCAATCATCCCGGTGCGGTCAACAGCCCCATGGTCGGTATCGCCTATCTGACGCCCGATCCGTCATCTCCGCCTTTCGCCAATGAAGGGCAGAATGTCGTGGCCGGTCAAACGCTGATGCTGATCGAGGCGATGAAAACCTTTAACCAGATCAAAGCGCCGCGCAGCGGGAAACTGACGCGTTTCCTCGTCAGCAGCGGCGATCCGGTCGAATTCGGCGAGCCTCTCGCCATCATCGAGTAA
- the accC gene encoding acetyl-CoA carboxylase biotin carboxylase subunit yields the protein MFSKILIANRGEIALRIQRACRELGIATVAVHSTADADAMHVRLADEAVCIGPPSSRDSYLNVAAILSAATITGADAIHPGYGFLSENADFAETVEEHGLAFIGPTAQHIRMMGDKITAKTTMRALGVPLVPGSDGALPNLKAAREVAEQVGYPVLIKAAAGGGGRGMKVAMNADEIEEAWSVARTEARAAFGNDEVYLEKYLDKPRHIELQIMADTHGNVVHFGERDCSLQRRHQKLLEEAGSPVLTPEERDTIGATATSALKKMGYRNAGTLEFLYQDGQFCFIEMNTRLQVEHPVTEMVCDVDLVREQIRVAAGQALGYEQSDIRFSGHAIECRINAEDPDTFLPNPGLIKVFHAPGGLGVRMDSAIYAGYRVPPYYDSMIAKLIVHAPTRAEAIARMQRALDECVVEGVKTVIPLHRKILANPEFQKGEYTIHWLERFVESLKK from the coding sequence ATGTTCTCTAAAATCCTCATCGCCAACCGCGGCGAAATCGCGCTGCGTATCCAGCGCGCCTGCCGCGAACTTGGCATCGCAACCGTTGCGGTGCACTCCACTGCGGATGCGGACGCCATGCATGTGCGCCTTGCCGATGAGGCTGTGTGCATCGGTCCGCCTTCTTCGCGCGATTCCTACCTTAACGTGGCGGCGATTCTTTCCGCTGCGACCATCACCGGGGCGGATGCGATTCATCCCGGGTATGGCTTTCTTTCCGAGAATGCCGATTTCGCCGAAACGGTGGAAGAGCATGGTCTCGCCTTCATCGGCCCCACTGCGCAGCATATCCGCATGATGGGTGACAAAATCACCGCCAAGACCACAATGCGCGCCCTGGGTGTGCCGTTGGTACCCGGCTCTGACGGTGCATTGCCGAATCTGAAAGCGGCGCGTGAAGTGGCGGAGCAAGTCGGTTATCCGGTGCTGATCAAAGCAGCGGCGGGCGGCGGCGGTCGCGGCATGAAAGTTGCCATGAACGCCGACGAGATCGAGGAAGCCTGGAGCGTCGCCCGGACGGAGGCGCGCGCCGCGTTCGGGAATGACGAGGTTTATCTCGAGAAATATCTCGATAAGCCACGCCATATCGAATTGCAGATTATGGCCGATACGCATGGCAATGTCGTGCATTTCGGTGAGCGCGATTGCTCGCTCCAGCGTCGTCATCAGAAGTTACTGGAAGAAGCCGGCTCGCCGGTTTTGACGCCGGAAGAGCGCGACACCATCGGTGCGACGGCGACGTCCGCCCTGAAAAAGATGGGCTACCGTAACGCGGGCACGCTGGAATTCCTGTATCAGGACGGCCAATTCTGCTTCATCGAGATGAACACCCGCCTCCAGGTCGAGCACCCGGTGACGGAAATGGTGTGCGATGTCGATCTGGTGCGCGAACAGATCCGCGTGGCGGCAGGGCAGGCGCTCGGTTACGAGCAGTCCGACATTCGTTTTAGTGGTCACGCCATCGAATGCCGCATCAATGCTGAAGATCCGGATACGTTTTTGCCTAATCCGGGCCTGATCAAGGTATTCCATGCGCCGGGCGGTTTGGGCGTTCGGATGGATAGCGCCATCTATGCCGGTTATCGCGTCCCGCCCTATTACGACAGCATGATCGCAAAGCTGATCGTCCATGCGCCGACTCGCGCCGAGGCCATCGCGCGGATGCAGCGTGCGCTGGATGAGTGCGTTGTGGAAGGCGTGAAGACGGTCATCCCGCTTCACCGGAAAATTCTGGCCAATCCTGAGTTCCAGAAGGGCGAATATACGATCCACTGGTTGGAGCGTTTCGTTGAATCGCTGAAAAAATAA
- the aroQ gene encoding type II 3-dehydroquinate dehydratase, whose protein sequence is MIRPMIAVLNGPNLNMLGMRQPEIYGHATLDDLEQVCIQTAERLDVAIDFRQTNIEGELVSWIQECRGRARGIVINPAAYGHTSIALLDALLATGLPTVEVHISNIHRRDAFRHHTYTSQAAIGVICGFGVRGYALALQALYDMIEDEDEQ, encoded by the coding sequence ATGATCCGCCCGATGATTGCCGTCTTGAACGGCCCGAATCTTAATATGCTCGGTATGCGCCAGCCGGAAATATATGGCCATGCCACGCTCGACGATCTGGAGCAGGTGTGCATCCAGACGGCCGAACGTTTGGACGTCGCCATCGATTTTCGCCAGACGAATATCGAAGGTGAACTTGTGTCCTGGATTCAGGAATGTCGTGGGCGCGCCCGCGGCATTGTCATCAACCCGGCGGCTTACGGGCATACCTCCATCGCTTTGCTGGACGCCTTGCTGGCGACCGGCCTGCCGACGGTGGAGGTGCATATTTCCAATATTCATCGCCGCGATGCCTTTCGTCACCACACCTATACTTCGCAAGCCGCCATTGGCGTGATTTGCGGGTTCGGCGTGCGTGGTTATGCATTGGCCTTGCAGGCACTTTACGACATGATCGAAGACGAGGACGAACAATGA